Genomic DNA from Natrinema saccharevitans:
GGTAGCTGATAGAGTTTTGTCAGATCGTATAATCGAAGCACTGTCTCTCTTCGTCGTTTGGCACACTGTATCTCGTCCACTTAGCGCAACCGCCACTTACGGACAGACGGACCACTTCATATTCCCAGTCACCCTCGACAGTCGCTCTCCTAGTCTTTTTTGACGACAGCGACAGAGGTCGGATTATGCGCCTCCATAACAGGGGCGTCCGTCAGGACGTCCGCGAGCTCGGCGCATTGCTCGGTGACATCCTCGAGGACCAGACCTCTCGCAAAGCGTTCGAAGCGGTCGAATCGTCTCGCCGGTCCTCGATCGAGTACCGGTCCGGTGACCGAGAGTCCCGGAAGCCGCTGATCACGGAACTCGAAGACCTGTCGTCTCATCACCAGCGGATCGTCGCTCGCGGGGTTACGACCTATTTCGAACTAATCAACCTCGCAGAAGAACGCGAGCGGGTTCGGACGATCCGAACCGAATCTCACGAAGGTATCCTCGACGATAGTCTCGAGACCGTGGCCGAAGAACTCGGCGAGGCTGATATCAAAACTGTCAGACAGATCCTCAACGACGTGCTGATCGAACCGACGTTCACCGCCCACCCGACCGAAGCCCGTCGCAAGACGGTCAAGTCCAAACTTCGCGAGATTGCAACGTGTCTCGAGACGCTGGACGAACAGTTGCTAACCGAGAAAGACGAGGGACAGGTCTGGCGCGATATCGACGCCGAGGTGACACGTCTCTGGCAGACACCGCAGGTCCGCAATCGCCAGCCCGAGCCCGAAGACGAGGCGCGCAACGTCCAGTGGTACCTCGAGAACACGCTGTTCGATGTCGTCGTCGAGGTTTACGACGAGTTCGACGACGCGATCAATACGGAAGTCTCCGGTCCCCTCGACATTCCGAAGCTCTTCGAGTTTCGTTCTTGGGCGGGGAGCGACCGCGACGGCAACCCCTACGTCACCCCAGAGGTGACCGCGAACACGCTCGAGCGCCAACGATCGGTCGTCCTCGAGCGCTACCGGGACCAACTCAAGCGCCTCTCCGGTGTCCTGAGCCAGGACGGCAGCCGGATTGACGCCGGCTCGGTGTTTCAGGCCTCCCTCGGTCGCGACCGTGAACGGCTTGCCGGATAGCGCACGTATGGCCGCGGAGCGCTACCCCAGCGAACCGTATCGCCAGAACTCCAACTCATGCGCGAGCGGCTCCGCCGCGTCGGCGATGTCCGATCTGGTGGCTACGACGCCGTCGACGATCTCCTCGAGGATCTGTCAGTCGTCGCGCGGAGTCTGCGCAACAATGGGGCCGAGAGCGTCGTCGACGCCCACGTCGATCCCATCCGCCGGCAGGTCGCGACGTTCGGCTTCTCGCTGGCCAGTCTCGATCTTCGAGACCACCAGCAGAAACACACCGCCGCCATCGCCGAGGCTCTCGAGGCCGAAGGGATCGACTACCACGACCTGTCGGAGAACGAGCGCGTCGAGTTCCTGACCGACGCCGTCCTGCAGGACGAACCCGTGATCGATCTCGAGGCGACCGTAGACCTCTCGGAAGACTCGGCGCGGGTCCTCGAGTTGTTCGACAACTTCGCGGCGTGGCAGACCGAGTACGGCGTCGAGGCGATCGACACCTACTGTATCTCGATGACCGAGGAGCCGAGCTACGTCCTCGAGGTGCTCTTTTTGGCGGACCAGGCCGGCGTCGTCTCCCTGCCCGAGCATTCGGGGATCGACATCGTCCCGCTCTTGGAGACGGAGTACGCCCTCTCGGGCGCACGTCGGATCATGGGCACGCTGTTCGAGAACGAGGTCTACGCCCAAGCCCTCGAAGCGCGGGGCCGGACCCAGGAGATCATGCTGGGGTACTCGGATTCGAACAAGGAGAACGGTTTCCTCGCGGCCAACTGGTTGCTGTACAAGAACCAGCGCCGGCTGGGCGAGATCTGCGACGATCACGACGTGACGATGCGGCTGTTTCACGGCCGCGGCGGCTCGATTTCGCGGGGCGGCGGCCCGATGAACGAGGCGCTGCTGGCGCTGCCGAACAGCACGGTGACGGGCCAGGTCAAGTTCACCGAGCAGGGCGAGGCCATCGCCGAGAAGTACGCCACCCCCCGCATCGCCGAGCGAAACATCGAGCAGATGCTCAACGCCCAACTGCGAGCGCGCAAGCAGGCGATCGACCAGCCCGAAGAGGAGGTCCGCGAGGAGTGGGTCGAGGCCATGGAGACGATGGCCGACGCCGCCCGCCGGGAGTACCGGGACTTCCTCGAGAGCGACGGGTTCGTCCGCTACTTCGAGCAGGCGACGCCGATCACCGTCATCGAGGATCTTGATCTGGGCTCGCGGCCGGCCTCCCGCAGCGGCGAGCGCACGGTCGAGGACCTGCGGGCGATTCCGTGGGTGTTCTCGTGGACCCAGTCGCGATGTATCCTGCCGGGCTGGTACGCTCTTGCGACGGGAATCGACACGTATCTGCACGACTGCGGGTCGATCGAGACGCTCCAGACCATGTACGAGCAGTGGCCGTTCTTCCGAACGACCCTCGACAATGCCGCGCTCTCGTTGTCGCGGACCGACCTCGAAATCGCCGAGTGCTACGCGGAGATGGCCGAACCGGCCCTTCGCGATAGGTTTTTCTCACGGCTGGGCGCCGAGTACCAGCGGGCGACCGAACTGACTACCGAGATCGGCCAGCGCGAACGCCTCCACACTCGCGACTGGCTCAGTGAGAATTTAGAATTCCGAAATCCGTACGTCGACCCACTGAATATACTACAGGTGTATCTACTCGACCAGACTGATCGGATGAACATCGAGGAACGGACGTTACGGCTGACGGTCAAAGGAATCGCTGCCGGGATGAAAAATACGGGATAAACTATCTGGCGACCGCGATTGTCTGTGGATGACCGACCGGAAAACGAGCCCCGTTCAGCGAAACAATTCACTGTCTTTGTTATTCACCTTCGACGAGGTACAGCCTCCGATTTATAATGAGGTTAGCGATCGTATTACTATCCATAATTTCAGTTCTGCCCTCGTCCGGATCCGTCCCCTCGGGATACCGCTTTACTTCGAAGGAATCGAGTGCGTTCCGGTTTTCGGTGACCGGTTCGATAACCTCGATCAGTTCATCATCCACTCCGTTGTGGAGCGTGTCTCCGACTTCGAAACCGACGACTGGAACGTCATCGGGCCAGTCCCACTGGAAGTTCCGAACGTACTGATCGAACTGCCAGACCAACTGTTCGATACCACTCTCCTCAGTGACGGTGTTTTCGGTCGACTGTTCGAGATGGCGGTCCCAATAGTCGATAGTACACTCCTTCAAATCAGCTTGGAGGTTATCTTCAACGAGTTTCTCTTCGATCGGATAGCCGATCTCGATCGCGATGATCGCATGCTGGTCGAGGTGATTGAGACATCGCTGGCACTCCATTTCGAAGATAGAGATATCTACCGAGGTTTCTAGAGTGAGATGAGCGAGCTCCTTGCCACAGTTCGGACACCAGAGGAAAAGAACGTCGTTGTCTGCCCGGTACATTTCACTGAGGACCGTGAGCTCGTCGAAAGCTTTGTCTTCGGGCAACTGCTGATCTGCGTTCGATGTGCTCTCTTCGGTTTCGACGTCTTGCCCAGCAAACTTGGCTAGTTCCCGGTCTTTCAACAGCGCTTTGATCACCGAATCGTGTGAGGAATGAGACTCTTCCTCGAGAATCTCTTCGATCTGTTCTTTCGTCCAATCTCGAACCCTGATCGTTGCCATTGTGTGTGAACTCTTCCCCTATCCAAATAACGTTTCCTATATATTCGACTATCTATTTAGCAAAATAAATGCTGGAGGCGATACGGTCCTCTCAGCAGAGATATAGACGAGACGATTCACTAGCTCACTTACACGCCTCTACTCGCATGGAATGCAACACGACCGACTGTCGGGCCCGCGGCAACGTCCGTCGGGCACTACGGGTTTACTGCGGGGTGTCCTGATCGGTCAGAGCGATTCGTCGCCGTACTTCCTCCGGAGATACGGTGATCTGTTCGGCACCGAGACGCTGTGTGACGAGGTCTATCAGCGCAGTTTCTTTCAGGAGTCGTCGGGCGAGGTCCTGATTGACGCCCAATTTAGTTTTGACCTCGTGGACTGTGATCGACTCGTTGACGATCGTTGTGAGTTCACTGACGGTCAAGCCCTTGGGAATACCGTGTCCGTCGGCGATGAGCGAGTCATCGCTACCTTCGCTGTTCGTCTCGGCGAGGAGATCGGCTACGGACGTATCGTCTATCTCGGATGGGGTCGAATCGTCGATTCCGCCTTCGGGAGCGGTATCACGGCTGCTTTCGCTGGTGCCGTTCCCGTTGGTACTGGTCGGAGCGTCCGAGTTATCGGTTTTAATAGCTGCCTCTGGAGCGTCGTCTTCAACTGACTCCGCTGACCGATCTTCGTCGAACGATGCGGTAGTCTCAGAGGTAGCCGCGTTCGGCTTATCAGACCCGCTTGTCTCTCTGGCTTCTTCTCTCGATGGATCTGGCTCACTCCGATTGGGGTTCGTATGGTTTCGCATCTGTTTGGTATCGCTGGGGTCGTGGATGTCGTATTCGACCATGTATCGTCGGACCGTCTCCGAAGTGACATCGACACCCAGCGCCTCGGTCATCTCGGGGAAGGTATCGTACCGTTCGTAAACGTTCCGTAACGCATCCGGGTCTTTGTATGCTGGAACAGTGTTCGAACGAGTCCCGTCCGAAGGCGAGCCGACGCTGGTCGGTGAAGCACTATGGGCTTTCTGAGACCCCTCGACCGATAGCGTTATCAAGAGGTCGATGTTCGCGTATCGGTCCTCGAGGTCGATGTTGTCCCCTTGGACCGAGATCCCATCGTGAAACTCGATATCGGCGAGGACAGGCACCCCGACAGTCAGGTTCGCGGTTATTTCATCACGTTCGTGGATCACCTGTTCACCGATTTCGACGTTCTTGACCTCGGCATCGGTCGTTTCTAGGTACTCGAGTACCGCAGTTAGTTCCCCAAATGCGTCACTAACTCCCATGTGGTATGGTTCTACATGGCACTATTATTGGGTTCACGTGCCGGATATTATTACCGGAGAATCTGCGAACTCGCGGTACAGAGAGGGGTGATCGATAAGAAGCAGTGTGCCGAAGTCGAGGAGAGGTGGTTCACCTCTGTGAATCAATCGACGAGGTCAGTCTGGCGAGGTGGTCGTTCGATCGAATGGTCTTTCGGACTCGTTTCGCCACCCACGATCGGTCAAGACGCTGTGGCCCGTGAATCTCTCGCTCTTGGTCGACATAGCGTTCGTAGACCGAGAGCCGTTCAGTTACACACTTCCCCGCGTCATCTGCTAGCTTCTCGAGTCGCCGCAGTTCTGGCCACGAGAAATTCGGGTTGATACGGTCTTGCGTGATCGGAGACACGCCGCCGAAATCACCGATGCCGCAGTCGAGGAGGTCATCGACCGAGAAGAGGTTCGGTGGTACTTGGAGTTCGATCGCATCCGGCAACCCGTATCTCGCCATCGCTGTCACACGGCGCATGGTATCGATCGATGGGGACTCGAACTCGGATCGCTCGTTTGGGACCACGTTCTGTACGATCACTTCCTGAATGTGACCGTACCGCTCGTGGAGCGCTTTGATCGCGAGAATACTCTCTGCACGATCGCGCCACGTCTCACCGAGTCCGACGAGAATACCCGTCGTGAACGGGACGGCGAACTCACCGGCAACCTGAATAGTTCGGAGACGCTGTTCCGGGGTCTTCTGTCGCTTCCCCGCGTGAGCGTCGACAGTAGCGGTCGTCTCTAACATAACGCCCATGCTCGCATTGACCGATGCGAGATACTCCATCTCATCGTAGGTGAGATCACCGGGATTGCTGTGGGGGAGGATGCCTTCCTCCAACGCGACTTCGCAAGCCCGGTGGAGAAACTCGTGGACGGATCCGTATCCCCATTCGTCGAGTTGGTGGTGGATCTCGGTTACCGATCGTCCGGTTTATCCCGAACGTAAACAGAGCTTCCGTGCAGCCGGCTTGGACGCCCTGACGAAGCACCGTTCGGATCTCATCCATAGACATTAGCGAGGCTTCGCCCGGTGGATCGAAAAATGAGCAGTACGTACAGGTGTACCGGCATGCCGTCGTCAGAGGCAAAAATACGTTTCTCGCGACGGACAACGTCTCCGGCGCGGTGACGTCGTCCGCGGAAACAGAGAGCAGTTCCTCGATCTCGTTTGCTCGGATCCGGATTTCATCTTCGCCGAACTGCAGCCTCGACCCCGCGGAATCGTTCGCAGTGTCCATCATCCCTCGTGTCACTGCGTCCGGACAAAACAGTTGTGACGGAACGAACCGCAATGGTGGGAGACGAAACGGTCACTCAGTCAGTGATGGCCTGCCTGTTTGTCGCGACCGCCCAATTGCTGGGGTCTATCTCACGGCCCTCGAAAGCCGTGTACTCCGGATATGCGGTGAACACGAGGTACTCCGTTCGTTCGTGAAGGTACTCGACTAGAGTATGCAGGTTGTCGTCCGCTAGCCCGCCGAGACCGTCGACGAGCAGAAGCGGCACCGCCTCGTCGACGTCGAACGATTCGTAGCCTGCGAGCGCTGCGACGAAGCCGATAAGTTCGAGTTCGCCCTCACTGAGGGCATCGAGACTGGCTTCTCGGCCGTCACGAGCGACGACCAGATCGAAGTCGGCGGTGAGACGGGCGGTTTCGAACCCCGTTCCAAACCGGGAAAGAATTTCATCCATCGCTTCGTCGAACGCCTCTCGAGCGCGGTGTTTGATCCTGTCTTTGCGATTCCGGAGTTCTTCGATCTCGGACCGAATTTCTTCGCTCTCGGCCTCGAGCGTCTCGACTTGTTCGGCCCGAGTTTCGAGTTGGGATAGCTCGTCTCTGACGTCGTTCAGTTCTGCTTCACGATACTTTATTTTGCTTTCAACGTCGGAGATCGCTTCGACGGTCTCGTCGACGGCGTCTGAGAGCTCTTCGACCTCTTCTTGGGCGTCTCGGTACCGTTCCTCCGCTTCGTCGAGACTCTGACGCCGATCGGCGAGCGTGTCCTCCAGTTCCGTTATCTCACTTTCCAGATCACGCTTTCGACGCTCCGCCTGATCGATCTCTTCGCGGCGGGCTTCGAGTTCCTGTACTCTATCGTGATACTGCTCTTTCTGTGCCCGCAGATCCGTGATTTTGTCACCAAGCTGGTCGAGCCGTTCCTCCATCTCCTCACGCTGGGCCTCGTTCCCGCAGGTCCAACAAACCACGTTGTCTTCCGTTAATTCGCGCTCGACCTCCGTCAAGAGATCGAGTCGATTTTCCTTTAGAACCATCTCGTTCGCGGAGTACACTGACTGCAGTACCTCGGAGTCCCGTTCGATTTGTTGCAGTTTGTCTCGGGCAGTTGCAAGTTTCCCCTCGATATCATCGTCCTCTGGAATTTCGAGCGACTCGAGCTCCGATCTGCGCTGCTGGAGACGGTCTTCGGTCCGTTCGATGGTCCGTTCCAGTCTATCGATCTGGTTTTCGGCCTGATTCAGTTCCGTCTGGACGTCACTTAACCGTTGCTGTGGTGACGCGTCCTCGTCTTCGTTAGTTCCCTCCTCAGAGTCGCTGGCGGTGATTTCGTCGCGCTTTTCGCGTAACTCCTCGATCTCTTTCTCGAGTTGGGTGACTTGTTCCTGTACGCCGGGTAGGCGTTTTTTCGCCTCTCTCGCCTGTGAGAGCTCCGACTGTATCTGTTCGCGTTCGCGTTTCAGATCGGCAATTTGTTCGTCGATATTCTGAAAATCGAGCGGGCGCATGAGAACCTCCTCCAAGTTCTCTCCCTGGCGAACGGCACTGCGGACCTCGTTCCGCTCGTCGAGACAGGCGAACAGCTCCGTTCGAATGACGTCGTACTCGTTTTCGAGGTACGGGGTACCGCTCCGCCGGACGGTTCCGTTCTCGCGGGCGAGAGTGACCGTGATATCACGGTCGGGTGTCTGGAGCTTCACCCGGCCGCTATCCTTGTTTTCGGTCAGTTCCGTCGACGTTCCGAGTGCAGTCTTGATGGCCTCGATGAAGCTCGATTTTCCCTGCCAGTTCGAGCCTCTAACAGCGTTCAACCCCGGTTCGATGGTCGTCTTTCCGTCGAGTATTCCAGCGATGTTTTCGATTTCGATATTCCAAGTCATGATCAGTGAGAGGTGGCGTGCGTTTTGTCGTGCTTTTCGCAGACGTAGCCCTGCTCAACCGCTACTTCGAACGGGATACGAGTCGGACAGGATTCGCAACTGAGTTGGATTTGAACCGCAATGGATGACGATTCGACGCCTTCGATCTGCCCTTTCGACTCCAGAGACGATAGTGCACGTTCGGCTTTCTCCCTCGTGACCTCACGAGCTACTTCGATGCTCTCGCGCTCCCACTCCGTCTCGGCAGTCTGTGGCGATTTGTCCCCGCCGAGACACTCCTGTAGGTGGTTTCTCATCGTCCCGTACGATACCATGTCCTCGAGAACCTGATCGCCGTCGATTCCGTCTGCCGAGAGGCTCTCGATCATTTCCTCACGGACTAGTTCGCCGTCACTGCGTAGCGCCTCGTAATCGCTATCGACGCGAGCCCCCAGCGAATCGCGACCGTGCTCATCGTACACCTGTTTGAGGAGGCGTTTGTTGAACCACTCCGTGAGCGATCGGTACCCCATCGGTGCCCGGTCATCTAGCCCTTTCCACCGGGCGAGGAGTCCCTCATCGATCGATTCGTACCTCGGATCGGCGGATTCCAAACCGTACCGTTCGACGGCAGCATCCACTTTGCAACCGGGATCAGTTGGCATTACATATTCTTACTCGACCACCAGTGATAAATCTTGACGAAGCGTGTACGTGCCGTACCTCCTCTGCGCTTACCTGTTTGACTGGTGAGGACTTAGTTAACATACTAAGTCTGTTAATGGCTGCTGACGGAGGGTGCGCGGTTAGATAGTTAACAAGATTAGTCCGTTAATTATAGTTGGTAAAACGTCTTTTATCGGCAGCGAAGAAGTACACCGCTGGCAGATAGTCGGTACTACCAGTTCAGAGCCGGTCCCAGAGTTCGGCGCTCGCCTCACCGACGGACTCCAGTTCAGCCTCGTCGACGCCACTGATTCCCTGGTCTGGACTGTACGCGATTTTTCCATCGATGACGGTCCGCGTCACGTCAGCTCTGCTTGCGGCACTGACGACGTAATAGGGAGCACTTTCCGGGAGCACAGGGTTCGGACCGAGGTCGAGTGTGACGAAGTCGCCGCGTTTCCCGACTTCGATGCTACCGATTCGGTCTTCCATTCCGAGAACTTCCGCGCTGCCGATAGTCGCCCACTCGAGGGCTTTCGCCATGTCGAAGCCGCTCGGGTCGTTCTTCTTCAGTTTGTGGATGCCGACGGCCGACCGCATCGTTTCGAACATGTCGGGATCCCAGCCGTCGTCCCCGATGCCGATCGTCATGTCGAGTTCTTCCATCGTCTCGACGTCGGCGATGCCGACCGCGTTGTTGATGTTCGAGTACGGGTTGTGCGCGACCTTAACGTCGTTTTCGGCCAGAATCTCGAGTTCTCGTTCCGTGGAGTGGACGCAGTGGGCGGCGATGACGTCCGCCTCGAAGAACCCCATCGAGTCGAGCGCTGGTACGGGTCGCTCGCCGTACTCCTTGAT
This window encodes:
- a CDS encoding archaea-specific SMC-related protein — encoded protein: MTWNIEIENIAGILDGKTTIEPGLNAVRGSNWQGKSSFIEAIKTALGTSTELTENKDSGRVKLQTPDRDITVTLARENGTVRRSGTPYLENEYDVIRTELFACLDERNEVRSAVRQGENLEEVLMRPLDFQNIDEQIADLKREREQIQSELSQAREAKKRLPGVQEQVTQLEKEIEELREKRDEITASDSEEGTNEDEDASPQQRLSDVQTELNQAENQIDRLERTIERTEDRLQQRRSELESLEIPEDDDIEGKLATARDKLQQIERDSEVLQSVYSANEMVLKENRLDLLTEVERELTEDNVVCWTCGNEAQREEMEERLDQLGDKITDLRAQKEQYHDRVQELEARREEIDQAERRKRDLESEITELEDTLADRRQSLDEAEERYRDAQEEVEELSDAVDETVEAISDVESKIKYREAELNDVRDELSQLETRAEQVETLEAESEEIRSEIEELRNRKDRIKHRAREAFDEAMDEILSRFGTGFETARLTADFDLVVARDGREASLDALSEGELELIGFVAALAGYESFDVDEAVPLLLVDGLGGLADDNLHTLVEYLHERTEYLVFTAYPEYTAFEGREIDPSNWAVATNRQAITD
- the rdfA gene encoding rod-determining factor RdfA: MPTDPGCKVDAAVERYGLESADPRYESIDEGLLARWKGLDDRAPMGYRSLTEWFNKRLLKQVYDEHGRDSLGARVDSDYEALRSDGELVREEMIESLSADGIDGDQVLEDMVSYGTMRNHLQECLGGDKSPQTAETEWERESIEVAREVTREKAERALSSLESKGQIEGVESSSIAVQIQLSCESCPTRIPFEVAVEQGYVCEKHDKTHATSH